The Deltaproteobacteria bacterium genome has a segment encoding these proteins:
- a CDS encoding endonuclease III, producing MAEVKPDIVKIINILKKSYKAWNAPVVTVISRRCHDPFKILISTILSQRTKDAVTLGASERLFNLAKDVKSIALLKEKQIRNAIYPVGFYRTKAKRIKLLSHVLINEFNGTVPDTIDDLIKLKGVGRKTANLVISLGYNKPGICVDTHVHRISNRFGYVRTKTPYDTEMALRRTLPERYWIIYNDLLVSLGQAICNPVSPRCSVCPVSGYCFKIGVIKSR from the coding sequence ATGGCAGAGGTAAAACCGGACATAGTCAAGATCATAAATATTCTAAAAAAATCTTACAAGGCATGGAATGCCCCTGTTGTTACGGTTATAAGCCGTAGATGCCATGATCCATTCAAAATACTTATATCTACCATCCTCAGTCAGAGAACAAAAGATGCTGTTACACTGGGTGCTTCTGAAAGACTTTTTAACCTGGCTAAGGATGTGAAATCAATAGCACTGCTAAAAGAAAAACAGATTCGAAATGCGATCTATCCTGTTGGCTTTTATAGAACAAAGGCAAAGAGAATTAAACTATTGTCGCATGTGTTGATTAACGAATTCAACGGCACGGTTCCCGATACAATTGACGACCTGATCAAGCTTAAAGGCGTGGGAAGAAAAACAGCAAATCTCGTAATATCGCTCGGATACAACAAACCCGGTATATGTGTTGATACGCATGTTCACAGGATCTCAAACAGGTTTGGATATGTAAGAACAAAAACGCCTTATGATACAGAAATGGCTTTGAGAAGGACACTCCCGGAGAGATACTGGATCATTTATAATGATCTGCTCGTGTCGCTTGGGCAGGCAATCTGCAATCCTGTATCTCCACGATGCTCTGTGTGCCCGGTAAGTGGATATTGTTTTAAGATTGGTGTAATAAAGAGCAGATAA